One genomic segment of Panicum virgatum strain AP13 chromosome 2N, P.virgatum_v5, whole genome shotgun sequence includes these proteins:
- the LOC120662833 gene encoding disease resistance protein RGA5-like: MDSVLAKLAELTWDKASKLDLLSGIAFLRDELCAVNALLKKLEDGDELDPQVKDWSNKVRELGYDIEDCIDDFVHRVGPADARAGFVGRFSHFVSTLRAHLEAARQIKELKTRLQEISERRKRYKLAHHIPGSSFAAVDPRLPTLYKEADNLVGLDGPRDELLKWVLDEKKQLKGLAIVGFGGIGKTTLANEVYRGVKGQFDCHTFVSVSQRPDITRLLYGIRSKLGHQESSYPCDVKDLIDDVREYLQHKRYLIVVDDLWDTISWDTIKCALPETNLGSRFIVTTRIDSVARACCTHQESVYRLKPLNDQDSRRLLFSRTFSPNRDCPPQIKEVSAEILKKCSD; the protein is encoded by the exons ATGGACTCCGTTCTTGCAAAGCTCGCGGAACTTACGTGGGACAAGGCCAGCAAACTGGACTTATTGAGCGGCATCGCCTTTCTCAGAGATGAGCTTTGTGCTGTGAACGCCCTTCTCAAGAAGCTTGAGGACGGCGATGAGCTTGACCCGCAGGTGAAGGATTGGAGCAACAAAGTGAGGGAGTTGGGCTATGACATCGAGGACTGCATAGATGATTTCGTGCACCGTGTTGGCCCCGCGGATGCCAGAGCCGGGTTTGTCGGGAGGTTTTCTCACTTCGTCAGCACTTTGAGAGCCCATCTTGAGGCTGCAAGGCAGATCAAGGAGCTCAAGACTCGTCTGCAGGAGATAAGCGAGCGGCGTAAGAGGTACAAGCTTGCACATCACATCCCTGGTTCTAGCTTCGCAGCCGTTGACCCTCGATTGCCGACGCTCTACAAGGAAGCAGACAATCTTGTGGGTCTCGATGGTCCAAGGGATGAACTTCTCAAATGGGTATTAGATGAAAAGAAACAACTGAAAGGGTTGGCTATAGTTGGATTTGGAGGCATAGGGAAGACAACGCTTGCTAATGAGGTTTATCGTGGGGTTAAGGGACAATTTGACTGTCATACGTTTGTCTCAGTTTCCCAAAGACCTGATATAACAAGGCTTCTCTATGGTATAAGATCGAAACTTGGTCACCAAGAGTCTTCTTACCCTTGCGACGTGAAAGACCTCATCGACGATGTTAGAGAATATCTACAACACAAGAG GTACTTGATAGTAGTTGATGATTTGTGGGATACAATATCATGGGATACTATCAAATGCGCTTTACCAGAAACTAATCTCGGAAGCAGATTTATTGTAACCACACGGATTGATAGTGTTGCTAGGGCCTGCTGTACTCACCAGGAATCCGTGTACAGATTGAAACCCCTCAATGACCAGGACTCAAGAAGATTATTGTTTAGCAGAACATTCAGCCCCAATCGTGATTGTCCTCCACAAATCAAGGAGGTTTCAGCTGAAATCTTGAAGAAATGTAGCG attag